The following proteins come from a genomic window of Triticum aestivum cultivar Chinese Spring chromosome 6A, IWGSC CS RefSeq v2.1, whole genome shotgun sequence:
- the LOC123131686 gene encoding wall-associated receptor kinase 5 has protein sequence MVKRMALVLLLVVAITLYLASTSAQPVPGCQTYCGDIKIPYPFGIGANCAIKTGFEINCNRTADGTMKPFIVNIEVLDISLLHGQTRALNAMSTYCYNHATGSMYDNTFWLDFSSWPYRFSDVQNKFIVIGCNTLAYIYNSKNRTGYTTACASVCASPGAVTNGSCSGVGCCQNAIPKGLRRYDVYFRNVYNDQDSWQFNPCSYAALVETKTFNFSSDYITTKRFNDTYKGRQPLVLDWVIGDETCEVARNMTSYACRSANSVCVDSTNGPGYICNCSRGYEGNPYLLDGCTDVNECEKYPSKCPKTAVCHNTKGDYRCSCPPGRKLAKDTNSCNPDITLIIGTCIGCIVLVIVIFCMRLIFERRKLTDVKKQYFQQHGGVLLFEKMKSDQGLAFTVFTEAQVEEATNKFDKSQILGHGGHGTVYKGIIKGTNPVAIKRCALIDERHKKEFGKEMLILSQINHKNIVKLLGCCLEVEVPMLVYEFIPKGTLFDLLHGKNRTRHIPFSSLLRIVNEAAEGLAFLHSYANPPILHGDVKTSNILLDDNYMAKVSDFGASILVPTDQAQFVTMVQGTCGYLDPEYMQTCRLTDKSDVYSFGVVLLEVLTGQVPLKLEGNESQRSLASCFLVAMKENNLDAMLDSQIKDHESMELLTGLAELAKQCLDMCGDNRPSMKEVSMELTRLRRLSKHPWMHHDADTESFLSAPSTSSFEIEQGSEYTRKDEQMPMNPSSSYFIR, from the exons ATGGTCAAGCGTATGGCATTGGTGCTACTGCTCGTCGTTGCAATCACGCTATATCTAGCATCTACATCAGCACAACCTGTCCCTGGATGCCAAACATACTGTGGAGATATCAAAATACCTTATCCATTTGGCATTGGTGCAAACTGTGCCATCAAAACTGGCTTTGAGATTAACTGCAATAGGACTGCCGATGGAACTATGAAGCCATTCATTGTCAATATCGAGGTTCTAGATATATCACTGCTCCATGGTCAAACACGGGCATTAAACGCCATGTCAACGTATTGCTACAATCATGCCACAGGATCAATGTATGACAACACGTTTTGGCTTGACTTCTCATCATGGCCTTACCGGTTCTCTGACGTGCAAAACAAGTTCATAGTCATTGGCTGCAACACACTTGCTTACATCTATAACAGCAAAAACAGGACCGGGTACACGACAGCATGTGCATCAGTGTGTGCGAGCCCAGGAGCCGTGACAAATGGCTCATGCTCTGGTGTAGGGTGCTGCCAAAATGCTATTCCCAAGGGCTTAAGGCGCTATGATGTCTATTTCAGAAATGTCTATAATGATCAAGATAGTTGGCAGTTTAACCCATGCAGCTATGCTGCCCTTGTGGAAACAAAGACATTTAATTTCAGCTCCGACTACATAACCACAAAGAGGTTCAATGATACATACAAAGGGAGGCAGCCACTGGTTCTGGACTGGGTAATTGGAGATGAAACATGCGAGGTGGCCAGGAACATGACTTCTTATGCATGCCGCAGCGCAAACAGCGTGTGTGTGGATTCAACCAATGGTCCAGGGTATATATGCAACTGCTCCAGGGGGTACGAAGGAAACCCTTACCTCTTGGATGGATGCACAG atgtcaatgaatgtgagaaGTATCCAAGTAAATGCCCAAAGACTGCTGTATGCCACAATACAAAAGGAGATTACCGATGTTCATGTCCTCCAGGCAGAAAGTTGGCGAAGGACACGAACTCTTGTAACCCAGATATCACCCTAATCATAG GCACTTGCATCGGCTGTATCGTTCTAGTGATTGTCATCTTCTGCATGCGTTTAATTTTTGAGAGAAGAAAGCTCACAGATGTCAAGAAACAGTATTTTCAGCAACATGGAGGTGTGCTATTATTCGAGAAGATGAAATCCGACCAGGGACTTGCATTTACGGTATTCACTGAAGCACAAGTAGAAGAAGCAACAAACAAGTTTGACAAAAGCCAAATTCTAGGACATGGGGGCCATGGGACTGTTTACAAGGGCATTATTAAGGGTACAAATCCAGTGGCAATCAAAAGATGTGCATTGATTGATGAAAGGCATAAGAAGGAATTTGGTAAAGAAATGCTGATTCTCTCCCAGATCAATCACAAGAACATCGTCAAGCTGTTGGGCTGCTGCCTGGAGGTGGAAGTCCCAATGCTGGTGTATGAGTTCATCCCAAAAGGAACATTGTTTGATCTTCTTCACGGAAAGAACCGCACACGGCACATCCCATTCAGTTCGCTCTTAAGGATCGTAAATGAGGCAGCAGAGGGGCTTGCATTTTTACATTCCTATGCAAACCCACCAATTCTACATGGTGATGTGAAAACTTCTAACATCCTTCTTGATGACAATTACATGGCAAAGGTATCCGACTTTGGGGCTTCCATACTAGTACCAACTGATCAAGCCCAGTTTGTGACAATGGTTCAAGGGACTTGTGGTTATCTGGATCCTGAATATATGCAGACATGTCGGTTGACAGATAAAAGCGATGTTTATAGCTTTGGTGTCGTCCTTTTGGAAGTCCTTACTGGGCAGGTGCCACTAAAACTGGAAGGTAATGAGTCACAAAGAAGCTTGGCATCATGTTTCCTAGTGGCTATGAAGGAGAACAACCTTGATGCCATGTTGGATAGTCAAATAAAAGATCACGAGAGCATGGAGCTGCTTACTGGACTAGCGGAACTAGCAAAGCAATGCTTGGATATGTGTGGTGACAACAGGCCCTCCATGAAAGAGGTATCTATGGAGCTTACCAGATTAAGGAGGCTTTCCAAACATCCTTGGATGCATCACGATGCTGATACAGAGAGCTTTCTCAGTGCACCATCAACCAGTAGTTTTGAAATAGAACAAGGCTCTGAATACACAAGGAAGGATGAACAAATGCCCATGAATCCAAGCAGTTCTTACTTTATCAGATGA